A single region of the Aeromonas hydrophila subsp. hydrophila ATCC 7966 genome encodes:
- the rnk gene encoding nucleoside diphosphate kinase regulator yields MKQPHLVISSLDLDRIEQLLGNHPQHLALQEELDRAEMREPADMPPDVVTMNSTVRFKMPSSGNEFCLTLVYPKDVQGDESKISVLAPVGSALLGLKVGDSIAWPGPAGRTIEVEILEVVYQPERAGELHR; encoded by the coding sequence ATGAAACAACCTCATCTCGTGATCTCCAGCCTGGATCTCGACCGCATCGAGCAGCTGCTCGGCAACCATCCCCAGCACCTTGCCCTGCAGGAGGAGCTGGATCGCGCCGAGATGCGCGAGCCGGCCGACATGCCGCCGGACGTGGTCACCATGAACAGCACGGTGCGCTTCAAGATGCCGAGCAGCGGCAACGAGTTCTGCCTGACCCTGGTCTACCCCAAGGACGTGCAGGGTGACGAGTCGAAAATCTCCGTGCTGGCTCCGGTCGGCAGCGCCCTGCTCGGCCTGAAGGTAGGCGACAGCATCGCCTGGCCCGGCCCGGCCGGTCGCACCATCGAGGTAGAGATCCTGGAAGTGGTCTATCAGCCGGAGCGTGCCGGCGAGCTGCACCGCTAA
- the uhpB gene encoding signal transduction histidine-protein kinase/phosphatase UhpB produces MIPRLASYVAISLAACFIFAAGWFCLWSIGLHLAGSPMLAALLFPFGLRLGLLLQSPISYWPPLLLCESLLLYWLNQEVGLPLWPLIQAGSLLTLLPLLIARRQPVRNDWQQLLVLLATVTVAAGLQSLLWHLAGEDGLTALLLTLTGGLTLTSTCMLIWHYLTRATWVPLGPTLVDQPVDWRFRHLVWYLLLFVLSLWLQLGLPDSLVRFTPFCLAIPIMAMAWRYGWQGALLATLMNTVALMAGQAWHDHPLDLLLSLLAQSLTGLLLGAGIQRQRELNQALTRQLAHNRQLTERLLETEESIRKEVARELHDDIGQTITAIRTQAGIVRRLAPDNAGVGQSSALIETLSLGIYDAVRGLLGRLRPRQLDDMSLEQAVRGLLRELELERRGIVTRLEWQLADAGLSDAQRVTLFRVCQEGLNNVVKHANASSVTIRAHRQGERLTLLLEDDGCGLPEHRTPQGYGLLGIRERVQALGGALQLSCVHGTQLTVTLPGRKREESHE; encoded by the coding sequence GTGATCCCCCGTCTTGCCAGCTATGTCGCCATCTCGCTGGCGGCCTGCTTCATCTTTGCCGCCGGCTGGTTCTGCCTGTGGAGCATCGGCCTGCACCTGGCGGGCTCACCCATGCTGGCGGCTCTGCTGTTCCCCTTCGGCCTGCGTCTGGGGCTGCTGCTGCAAAGCCCGATCTCCTACTGGCCGCCGCTGCTGCTGTGCGAATCCCTGCTGCTCTACTGGCTCAACCAGGAGGTGGGGCTGCCGCTGTGGCCGCTCATTCAGGCGGGCAGCCTGCTCACCCTGCTGCCGCTGCTGATCGCCCGCCGCCAGCCGGTGCGCAACGACTGGCAGCAACTGCTGGTGCTGCTGGCCACCGTCACGGTGGCGGCGGGACTGCAATCCCTGCTCTGGCATCTGGCCGGCGAGGATGGCCTCACCGCGCTGCTGCTCACCCTCACCGGCGGGCTGACGCTGACCTCCACCTGCATGCTGATCTGGCACTACCTCACCCGCGCCACCTGGGTGCCGCTCGGGCCGACCCTGGTGGATCAGCCGGTGGACTGGCGTTTTCGCCATCTGGTCTGGTATCTGCTGCTGTTCGTGCTGAGCCTCTGGCTGCAACTCGGCCTGCCGGACTCGCTGGTGCGCTTCACCCCGTTTTGCCTGGCCATCCCCATCATGGCCATGGCCTGGCGCTACGGCTGGCAGGGGGCCCTGCTCGCCACCCTGATGAACACGGTGGCGCTGATGGCCGGCCAGGCCTGGCACGATCATCCGCTCGACCTGCTGCTCTCCCTGTTGGCCCAGAGCCTCACCGGCCTGCTGCTCGGCGCCGGCATCCAGCGCCAGCGCGAGCTCAACCAGGCGCTGACCCGCCAGCTCGCCCACAATCGCCAACTCACCGAGCGGTTGCTGGAGACCGAAGAGAGCATCCGCAAGGAGGTGGCGCGCGAGCTGCACGACGACATCGGCCAGACCATCACCGCCATCCGCACCCAGGCCGGCATAGTGCGCCGCCTCGCCCCGGACAATGCCGGGGTCGGCCAGAGCAGCGCCCTCATCGAGACGCTGTCGCTGGGCATCTACGACGCGGTGCGCGGCCTGCTCGGCCGGCTGCGCCCCCGCCAGCTCGACGACATGAGCCTGGAGCAGGCAGTACGCGGCCTGCTGCGGGAGCTGGAGCTGGAGCGCCGCGGCATCGTCACCCGGCTTGAATGGCAGCTGGCGGATGCCGGCCTCTCCGATGCCCAGCGGGTCACCCTGTTTCGGGTCTGTCAGGAGGGGCTCAACAACGTGGTGAAACACGCCAATGCCAGCTCGGTCACCATCCGGGCCCACCGCCAGGGTGAGCGACTGACTCTGCTGCTGGAAGACGACGGCTGCGGCCTGCCCGAACACCGCACGCCCCAAGGCTATGGCCTGCTCGGCATTCGCGAGCGGGTGCAGGCGCTGGGAGGCGCATTGCAGCTTTCTTGCGTGCACGGTACCCAGCTGACCGTGACCCTGCCCGGCCGCAAACGAGAGGAGAGTCATGAGTAA
- the uhpC gene encoding MFS transporter: protein MLSFMRSAPPQPLIRDQAEIDACYRHWRLHILLTMYLGYAVFYFTRKSFNFAMPDMLASGMLNKADIGMLWTLFYITYGCSKFFSGIISDRANPRYFMGLGLMATGVINILFGLSSSLWLFAALWVANAFFQGWGWPPCSKLLTSWYSRSERGFWWSAWNTAHNVGGALIPLIVSTLALQHGWRYGMIVPGLIAILAGLFLCWRLRDTPAAMGLPTVGEWRNDAMELAQQTQDAGLSHRQILRKYVLGNPYIWLLACCYVLVYVVRTAINDWGNLYMTEQRGFNLMSANSAISMFEVGGFIGALVAGWGSDKLFNGNRGPMNLIFAVGILLAVGSLWLMPFFSYVMQAACFFTIGFFVFGPQMLIGMAAAECSHKNSAGAATGFVGLFAYMGAALSGYPLARVLEIWHWQGFFVVISVAAGVSALLLLPFLKAQAPRPRDAG, encoded by the coding sequence ATGCTCAGCTTCATGAGAAGCGCACCGCCCCAGCCCCTCATCCGCGATCAGGCCGAGATCGACGCCTGTTATCGCCACTGGCGGCTGCACATCTTGCTGACCATGTATCTGGGTTACGCGGTGTTCTACTTCACCCGCAAGAGCTTCAACTTCGCCATGCCGGACATGCTGGCCAGCGGCATGCTGAACAAGGCCGACATCGGCATGCTGTGGACCCTGTTCTACATCACCTACGGCTGCTCCAAGTTTTTCTCAGGCATCATCAGCGACCGCGCCAACCCGCGCTACTTCATGGGCCTCGGGCTGATGGCGACCGGAGTCATCAACATACTGTTCGGGCTCTCGTCGTCGCTGTGGCTGTTCGCCGCCCTCTGGGTGGCCAACGCCTTCTTCCAGGGCTGGGGCTGGCCTCCCTGCTCCAAGCTGCTCACCAGCTGGTACTCGCGCAGCGAGCGCGGCTTCTGGTGGTCGGCCTGGAACACGGCCCACAACGTGGGCGGCGCGCTCATTCCCCTCATCGTCAGCACCCTCGCCCTGCAGCACGGCTGGCGCTACGGCATGATAGTGCCCGGCCTTATCGCCATCCTGGCGGGGTTGTTCCTCTGCTGGCGGCTACGCGATACCCCGGCCGCCATGGGACTGCCCACGGTGGGCGAGTGGCGCAACGATGCCATGGAGCTGGCCCAGCAGACTCAGGATGCCGGCCTCTCCCATCGCCAGATCCTGCGCAAATACGTGCTCGGCAACCCCTATATCTGGCTGCTGGCCTGCTGCTACGTGCTGGTCTACGTGGTGCGCACCGCCATCAATGACTGGGGCAATCTCTACATGACCGAGCAGCGCGGCTTCAACCTGATGAGCGCCAACTCAGCCATCTCCATGTTCGAGGTGGGGGGGTTTATCGGTGCCCTGGTGGCGGGCTGGGGATCGGACAAGCTGTTCAACGGCAACCGCGGGCCGATGAACCTCATCTTCGCGGTGGGCATATTGCTGGCGGTGGGATCGCTCTGGCTGATGCCCTTCTTCAGCTATGTGATGCAGGCAGCCTGTTTCTTCACCATCGGTTTCTTCGTGTTCGGCCCCCAGATGCTGATCGGCATGGCGGCGGCCGAGTGCTCCCACAAGAATTCGGCGGGGGCCGCCACCGGCTTCGTCGGCCTGTTTGCCTACATGGGGGCGGCGCTCTCTGGTTATCCGCTGGCCAGGGTGCTGGAGATCTGGCACTGGCAGGGCTTCTTCGTGGTGATCTCGGTGGCCGCCGGCGTCTCCGCCCTGCTGCTGCTCCCCTTCCTCAAGGCGCAGGCACCGCGCCCCCGCGACGCCGGTTGA
- the uhpA gene encoding transcriptional regulator UhpA, which produces MIKIALIDDHQIVRSGFAQLLNLEPDLRVVAEFGSAAEALAGLPGSGVQLCVCDISMPDQSGLDLLKRLPSGLAVVMLSVHDSPALIEQALQAGAKGFLSKRCSPDELIAAVRTAAHGGCYLTPDIAHKLACNSQDPLTNREREVAQLLARGLEVKAIAEQLGLSPKTVHVHRANLMDKLKVSNNVELAHRMLDSW; this is translated from the coding sequence ATGATAAAGATTGCCCTCATAGACGATCACCAGATCGTCCGCTCCGGCTTTGCCCAACTGCTCAATCTCGAACCCGACCTGCGGGTGGTGGCCGAATTCGGCTCCGCCGCCGAGGCGCTGGCGGGACTGCCCGGCAGCGGCGTGCAGCTGTGCGTGTGCGACATCTCCATGCCGGACCAGTCCGGGCTGGATCTGCTCAAGCGCCTCCCTTCCGGCCTCGCCGTGGTGATGCTGTCGGTGCACGACAGCCCGGCGTTGATCGAGCAGGCGCTGCAGGCCGGCGCCAAGGGGTTTCTCTCCAAACGCTGCAGCCCGGATGAGCTGATCGCCGCGGTGCGCACCGCCGCCCACGGTGGCTGCTACCTCACCCCGGACATCGCCCACAAGCTGGCCTGCAACAGCCAGGATCCGCTCACCAACCGGGAGCGGGAGGTGGCCCAGCTGCTGGCGCGAGGACTGGAGGTGAAGGCCATCGCCGAGCAGCTCGGCCTCTCCCCCAAGACGGTGCACGTGCACCGCGCCAACCTGATGGACAAACTCAAGGTCAGCAACAACGTGGAGCTGGCCCACCGCATGCTGGACAGCTGGTGA